From a region of the Globicephala melas chromosome 19, mGloMel1.2, whole genome shotgun sequence genome:
- the MAMSTR gene encoding MEF2-activating motif and SAP domain-containing transcriptional regulator isoform X2, translated as MTLAASSQRSQIIRSKFRSVLQLRIHRRYQDTSLSGSFAASPFSDPDPWISAADPALAPAPASPSSPAPFLFSPGVLLPEPKHYPWRSLKKESPKISQHWREPKPKKNLTYHQYMPPEPRQGSRADPQAEGSALGPPGPPPWEWTNSQQPPPRMKLSPLTPSPPGVPSPSPSPHKLELQTLKLEELTVSELRQQLRLRGLPVSGTKSMLLERMRGGAPPRERPKPRREEGPAGAPWPRFRRKALGAAGRPGSLKPSQTSHSLPPPRAAETLVTAPAPAPAPAASTAQAPAPAPAPVPIPSSAAASTALTLEEELQEAIRRAQLLPNRGVNDILEDQVEPEDMLPPIPLDFPGSFDLLSPSPDSEGLSSVFSSSLPSPTNSPSPSPRGPTDSLDWLEALSGGPPLGCGPPAPSIFSADLSDSSGTRLWDLLEDPW; from the exons ATGACCCTGGCAGCTTCCTCCCAGCGCTCCCAAATCATTCGCTCCAAGTTCCGATCTG TCCTCCAGCTTCGGATCCACAGACGCTATCAGGACACGA GCCTCTCAGGGTCCTTTGCTGCCTCTCCATTCTCGGATCCAGATCCATGGATCTCAGCCGCAGACCCGGCTCTGGCTCCGGCCCCAGCCTCACCCTCGAGCCCAGCGCCTTTCCTCTTCAGCCCTGGGGTCCTTCTCCCTGAGCCAAAACACTACCCTTGGCGGTCCCTGAAGAAG GAGTCTCCCAAGATCTCCCAACATTGGAGGGAGCCCAAGCCCAAGAAGAACTTGACATACCACCAGTACATGCCCCCAGAGCCGAGACAAGGGTCCAGGGCAGACCCCCAGGCTGAAGGGTCGGCCTTGGGTCCCCCTGGACCACCTCCATGGGAATGGACAAACTCACAGCAGCCACCTCCTAG GATGAAGCTCagtcccctcactccctccccaccaggggtccccagcccctcgCCCTCTCCACACAAGTTGGAACTTCAGACTCTCAAACTGGAGGAGCTGACG GTCTCAGAGCTCCGGCAGCAGCTGCGCCTGCGGGGCCTCCCAGTGTCTGGGACCAAGTCGATGCTCCTGGAGCGCATGCGCGGTGGCGCCCCGCCCCGCGAGCGGCCGAAGCCGCGGCGCGAGGAAGGTCCGGCGGGTGCTCCCTGGCCTCGCTTCAGGCGCAAGGCTTTGGGAGCCGCTGGGAGGCCGGGCTCG TTGAAGCCGAGTCAGACATCTCACTCGCTGCCCCCTCCACGTGCCGCGGAAACCCTTGTGACGGCTCCGGCTCCTGCTCCGGCTCCGGCTGCATCGACGGCTcaggctccagctccagctccagctccagtaCCGATTCCTTCTTCAGCAGCAGCCTCGACAGCCCTGACACTGGAGGAGGAGCTGCAGGAAGCGATCCGCAGAGCGCAG TTGCTTCCGAACCGGGGCGTCAATGACATCCTGGAGGATCAGGTGGAGCCTGAGG ACATGCTGCCCCCCATTCCCCTGGACTTCCCCGGCTCCTTCGACTTGCTGTCCCCCTCCCCGGACTCTGAAGGCCTCTCATCTGTCTTCTCTTCCTCGCTCCCATCCCCCACGAACTCCCCGTCCCCCTCTCCCAGGGGCCCCACCGACTCCTTGGATTGGCTGGAGGCTCTGAGTGGGGGTCCCCCACTGGGCTGtggccccccagcccccagcattTTCTCTGCTGACTTATCTGATTCCAGTGGCACCAGGCTGTGGGACCTGCTGGAGGATCCATGGTGA
- the MAMSTR gene encoding MEF2-activating motif and SAP domain-containing transcriptional regulator isoform X1, protein MVIGRRMGWASADEGGRWRSWGQGCLLPAPLAGSWPQNGSGLRRCAGREQAGGPGREQAARPPACTGCVRGLGTRVPPTTAAHTRLPGQALGHSLPAFLLPPSSTVLQLRIHRRYQDTSLSGSFAASPFSDPDPWISAADPALAPAPASPSSPAPFLFSPGVLLPEPKHYPWRSLKKESPKISQHWREPKPKKNLTYHQYMPPEPRQGSRADPQAEGSALGPPGPPPWEWTNSQQPPPRMKLSPLTPSPPGVPSPSPSPHKLELQTLKLEELTVSELRQQLRLRGLPVSGTKSMLLERMRGGAPPRERPKPRREEGPAGAPWPRFRRKALGAAGRPGSLKPSQTSHSLPPPRAAETLVTAPAPAPAPAASTAQAPAPAPAPVPIPSSAAASTALTLEEELQEAIRRAQVRGSGPRVSVRIRLESQVHASSARPQLLPNRGVNDILEDQVEPEDMLPPIPLDFPGSFDLLSPSPDSEGLSSVFSSSLPSPTNSPSPSPRGPTDSLDWLEALSGGPPLGCGPPAPSIFSADLSDSSGTRLWDLLEDPW, encoded by the exons ATGGTGATTGGGCGGAGGATGGGGTGGGCATCAGCTGACGAAGGGGGCAGGTGGAGGAGTTGGGGGCAGGGCTGCCTCCTGCCTGCACCGCTGGCTGGCTCCTGGCCCCAGAACGGCTCTGGCCTTCGGCGCTGTGCTGGCAGGGAACAAGCAGGAGGCCCTGGAAGGGAGCAGGCTGCCCGCCCACCCGCCTGCACGGGGTGTGTAAGGGGGCTGGGCACACGTGTCCCGCCAACAACTGCAGCTCACACTCGCCTGCCAGGCCAGGCTCTTGGACACTCCCTTCCCGCctttctcctcccaccttcctccaCAGTCCTCCAGCTTCGGATCCACAGACGCTATCAGGACACGA GCCTCTCAGGGTCCTTTGCTGCCTCTCCATTCTCGGATCCAGATCCATGGATCTCAGCCGCAGACCCGGCTCTGGCTCCGGCCCCAGCCTCACCCTCGAGCCCAGCGCCTTTCCTCTTCAGCCCTGGGGTCCTTCTCCCTGAGCCAAAACACTACCCTTGGCGGTCCCTGAAGAAG GAGTCTCCCAAGATCTCCCAACATTGGAGGGAGCCCAAGCCCAAGAAGAACTTGACATACCACCAGTACATGCCCCCAGAGCCGAGACAAGGGTCCAGGGCAGACCCCCAGGCTGAAGGGTCGGCCTTGGGTCCCCCTGGACCACCTCCATGGGAATGGACAAACTCACAGCAGCCACCTCCTAG GATGAAGCTCagtcccctcactccctccccaccaggggtccccagcccctcgCCCTCTCCACACAAGTTGGAACTTCAGACTCTCAAACTGGAGGAGCTGACG GTCTCAGAGCTCCGGCAGCAGCTGCGCCTGCGGGGCCTCCCAGTGTCTGGGACCAAGTCGATGCTCCTGGAGCGCATGCGCGGTGGCGCCCCGCCCCGCGAGCGGCCGAAGCCGCGGCGCGAGGAAGGTCCGGCGGGTGCTCCCTGGCCTCGCTTCAGGCGCAAGGCTTTGGGAGCCGCTGGGAGGCCGGGCTCG TTGAAGCCGAGTCAGACATCTCACTCGCTGCCCCCTCCACGTGCCGCGGAAACCCTTGTGACGGCTCCGGCTCCTGCTCCGGCTCCGGCTGCATCGACGGCTcaggctccagctccagctccagctccagtaCCGATTCCTTCTTCAGCAGCAGCCTCGACAGCCCTGACACTGGAGGAGGAGCTGCAGGAAGCGATCCGCAGAGCGCAGGTGAGAGGGAGCGGGCCTAGGGTCTCAGTCAGGATCAGGCTGGAGTCCCAGGTTCACGCCAGTTCTGCCCGTCCACAGTTGCTTCCGAACCGGGGCGTCAATGACATCCTGGAGGATCAGGTGGAGCCTGAGG ACATGCTGCCCCCCATTCCCCTGGACTTCCCCGGCTCCTTCGACTTGCTGTCCCCCTCCCCGGACTCTGAAGGCCTCTCATCTGTCTTCTCTTCCTCGCTCCCATCCCCCACGAACTCCCCGTCCCCCTCTCCCAGGGGCCCCACCGACTCCTTGGATTGGCTGGAGGCTCTGAGTGGGGGTCCCCCACTGGGCTGtggccccccagcccccagcattTTCTCTGCTGACTTATCTGATTCCAGTGGCACCAGGCTGTGGGACCTGCTGGAGGATCCATGGTGA
- the FUT2 gene encoding galactoside alpha-(1,2)-fucosyltransferase 2: MLSTQAPFFFPTAPFILFVFTASTVFHLQQRLVKIQPTWELQTLEPATEESPSSPQRSPRPKGMWTINAIGRLGNQMGEYATLYALAKMNGRPAFIPPQMHSTLAPIFRITLPVLHDTTASRIPWQNYPLNDWMEERYRHIPGEYVRLTGYPCSWTFYHHLRAEILQEFTLHDHVREEAQNFLRGLQVNGSRPSTYVGVHVRRGDYVHVMPNVWKGVVADRGYLQQALHWFRARYRSPIFVVTSNGMAWCRENIEASRGDVVFAGNGIEGSPAKDFALLTQCNHTIMTIGTFGIWAAYLAGGETIYLANYTLPDSPFLKVFKPEAAFLPDWTGIAADLSPLLKH; encoded by the coding sequence ATGCTCAGCACACAGGCACCTTTCTTCTTCCCCACGGCCCCCTTCATCCTCTTTGTCTTCACGGCTTCCACCGTATTTCACCTTCAGCAGAGGCTAGTGAAGATTCAGCCCACATGGGAGTTACAGACGCTGGAGCCAGCAACCGAGGAATCTCCCTCGAGCCCCCAGCGGAGCCCCCGGCCAAAGGGCATGTGGACGATCAATGCCATAGGCCGCCTGGGGAACCAGATGGGGGAGTACGCCACCCTGTACGCCCTGGCCAAGATGAATGGGCGGCCGGCCTTCATCCCGCCCCAGATGCACAGCACGCTGGCCCCCATCTTCAGAATCACCCTCCCCGTCCTGCACGACACCACGGCCAGCAGGATCCCCTGGCAGAACTACCCCCTGAACGACTGGATGGAAGAGCGGTACCGACACATCCCGGGGGAGTACGTGCGCCTCACCGGCTACCCCTGCTCGTGGACCTTCTACCACCACCTCCGCGCCGAGATCCTCCAGGAGTTCACCCTGCACGACCACGTGCGTGAGGAGGCCCAGAATTTTCTGCGGGGTCTGCAGGTGAATGGGAGCCGGCCGAGCACCTACGTAGGGGTCCACGTGCGCCGGGGGGACTACGTCCACGTTATGCCCAATGTGTGGAAGGGCGTGGTGGCCGACCGGGGCTACCTGCAGCAGGCCCTGCACTGGTTCCGGGCTCGCTACCGCTCCCCCATCTTCGTGGTCACCAGCAACGGCATGGCCTGGTGTCGGGAAAATATTGAGGCCTCCCGTGGGGATGTGGTCTTTGCCGGCAATGGCATTGAGGGCTCACCCGCCAAGGACTTTGCATTGCTCACGCAATGTAATCACACCATCATGACCATTGGGACGTTCGGGATCTGGGCCGCCTACCTCGCAGGTGGAGAGACCATCTACCTGGCCAATTATACCCTCCCAGACTCTCCCTTCCTCAAAGTCTTTAAGCCAGAGGCAGCCTTCCTGCCAGATTGGACTGGGATCGCGGCAGACCTGTCCCCACTCCTCAAGCACTGA